The genomic stretch TGCAGATTATGTGTACGATCAGAAATACGGACATCGCGATTATAGAGGCGGCGGAAGAAGTTCGGCGCGCGAAACAGCTTCTAGAGTGGTTGGTGGCGCGATTGCAAAACAATTACTTTCAAACATAAAAATAAATGCATTTGTAGCTTCTGTTGGAGAAATTTCTTTAGATAAACCGTATCAAGAATTAGACTTTTCATTGATAGAAAGCAATCCTGTGCGTTGTCCAGATCCTGCAAAAGCGGCAGAAATGGAAGAAAAAATTAGAGAAATTCGCAAAGAAGGCGATACAATCGGCGGAACTGTAATGTGCGTTTTACAAAATGTTCCTGTTGGATTGGGCGAACCAGCTTTTGATAAATTGCACGCCGAACTCGGAAAAGCCATGTTGTCCATTAACGCTGTAAAAGGTTTTGAATACGGAAGCGGTTTTGAAGGTTCAAAAATGAAAGGAAGCGAACACAATGATATTTTCAACGCAGACGGAACGACAAAAACGAATCTTTCTGGTGGAATTCAAGGTGGAATCAGCAACGGAATGGATATTTATTTCAGCGTAGCTTTCAAACCTGTGGCAACTATTATGCAAAAGCAAAAAACTATTAATAAAGATGGAGAAATTGTTGAAATGACAGGAAAAGGTCGTCACGATCCATGTGTGGTGCCAAGAGCAGTTCCTATTGTGGAAGCAATGGCTGCATTGGTTTTAGCAGATTATTATTTAATCAACAGAACTATTAAATTATGAGTGTAAAAGATTTTTTTACAGCAGTTATTAAAATATTTGCGATATACATTCTTATTGAAGGAATCATTCCATTAGTATCGAGTCTTATTTATTATAATGAAATAAGAGATTTCAGTTTTATACTAGGTTTTATTGGAATCATTTTAGTTTTTATCGCAATTATATATTTCATGTTGTCACAAACAGCTAAAATTGTACATTTTTTACGATTAGATAAAGGATTTGAAACTGAACGGTTTGATTTTTCTAACGTAGAGAGCAATTACATTTTAGAAATCGCAATTACAATAATGGGTTTTTATATGTTGTTTTTTACAATTCCATTTATACTAATGGATGGTTATACATTGCTAAAAGGCAATGTAAATAGTCATAGTTTTAACTTTAAGAGTCCTGAATTACTGTATGAAAACATACTTACAAACCTATTATACATCCTAGTTGGAATAATTATTATACTTTTAAGGAAACCAATTGCAAACATATTTACTTCAAAATCATAACTATTAAAGTTTCTACAAACGAATCACCACATATATGAAAAAAATGGCATTACATTGGAAAATTATTTTAGGAATGGTTTTAGGAGTCCTTGTCGGATTGTTGATGACTACTTTTGATGCAGGACAACAAATTGTTCAAGATTGGATTAAACCTTTCGGGAAAATTTTCATTAACTGTCTTAAAATGATTGCTATTCCTTTAATTTTGGCAGCTTTAATAAAAGGTGTTTCGGATTTAAGAGACATTTCTAAGCTTTCAAAAATGGGCGGAAGAACCATTGGTATTTACATCGTTACTACGGTTATTGCGGTAACTATTGGTTTAGTACTTGTGAACCTTGTCAATCCTGGAAAAGCGATTTCACCAGAAACGCGCACAGAAATGATTGAAAATTACAGTGGTGATACTACAAAATATCAAGAAACTGCAAAATCTCAAAAAGATGCTGGACCATTACAAGCATTGGAAGATTTAGTTCCAGATAATATTTTTTTATCAGCAACCAGCAACAGAAACATGCTACAAATCATATTCTTTGCTATTTTCTTTGGCGTTAGTTTGATATTAATTCCAGAAGAAAAAGGAAAAACAGTCAAGACCTTTTTTGATGGTTTGAATGAAGTGATTCTCAAAATGGTAGATTTAATCATGCTCGCTGCGCCTTATGGTGTATTTGCATTGTTAGCGGCAATTGTAGTAGAATCGCCAAGTGTAGACTTATTCTGGGCATTAGGTTGGTATGCAATAACTGTTGTTACAGGTTTACTAATGATGATTGGTATCTACATGACAATTGTATCTGTTTTCACGAAAAAATCTCCAAAGTTCTTTCTCGACGGAATTTCTCCAGCACAATTATTAGCATTTTCTACAAGTTCAAGCGCGGCAACCTTGCCTGTAACTATGGAACGAGTTACGGAGCATTTAGGAGTTGATGAAGAAGTGTCAAGTTTTGTATTGCCAATTGGTGCTACTATTAATATGGACGGAACAAGTTTGTATCAAGCTGTAGCCGCCGTATTTATTGCACAAGCATTTGGTATGGAACTAGAATTTGGAACACAATTAGGAATTATTGCAACGGCAACATTAGCTTCTATTGGAAGTGCGGCTGTGCCTGGCGCAGGAATGGTAATGTTGGTCGGTGTTTTAGGTTATGCAGGAATTCCAGAAGCAGGATTGGCTTTAATATTCGCAGTTGACAGACCTTTAGATATGTGTAGAACCGTTGTAAATGTAACTGGAGATGCAGCAGTTTCTATGGTTGTTGCTAAATCTGTTGGAAAATTAGGCGATCCGAAACCTAACAATTGGGATGATAATTACGAAGCCGTAAAATAAATTTAGAATCAAAATAACCAACCAAAAAATACAGCTATGAATATCTGTTTTTTAATGTATCCTTGGGAAGAAATTGATCCAGAAAACGATACAAGTCTTGCATTAATTAAAGAATGTGTAAAACGTGGTTATGGAGTTGCTATGTGTTCGCCTTCAAACTTAACAATTCGCGATAGTGTAACAAATGCTTTTTGTAATGTTATTGGACGAATGGAAAAAGTGCCAGCTACACTAAAATCGTTCTATGGAAAAGCCGTTTTGCGTGAAGAAATGCTTCCGTTGGCTGGTTTTGATGTTATATTCATGAGAGCAAATCCGCCGTTAGACCCAATAATGCTTAACTTTTTAGATTCTGTAAAAGACGATGTATTTATTGTAAATTCATTGCGAGGAATGCGCGAAGCAAACAATAAATTATACACAGCAGCTTTTGGAGATGCACACAGTAATATCATTCCAAATACGCATGTATCAAAAAATAAAGATTATTTAGTTCAACAAATAAAGGAATCAAAGTCAGATAAAATGATTCTAAAACCGTTAAATGGTTTTGGAGGTTCAGGCGTTATTCTCATTGAAAAATCGGCGATGAATAACATTAAATCATTGTTAGATTTTTACATTACAAGTGGCGATGGATCTTCTAATTATGTAATTCTTCAAGATTATATAGAAGGCGCCGATCAAGGCGATGTACGCGTTTTATTATTAAATGGCGAACCAATAGGAGCCATGAAACGAATTCCTGGAACTGACGATCATCGTTCCAATGTAAGTGCTGGTGGACGCATCGCAAAACATACCTTAACCAAAGAGGAAAAAGCATTGTGCAAACAAATTGGTCCGAAATTAGTCAATGACGGATTGTATTTTGTTGGAATTGATGTCATTGGCGGAAAATTAGTGGAAGTCAATGTCATGTCGCCAGGCGGAATAACCTACATGAATAAAGTATACAAAGCACGATTGCAAGAAAAAGTAATTGACTTCGTTGAAAGTAAAGTGACCGACAAATTGCAAGCATTTGATAGACGCGTGCGACTTCGTAAAACGGTTGATGAAGCTTAAAAATGAAATTACAAATATCTAACCCAATAATATCCAGAGATTGGTTGCAAGAACAGCTGAATGCAACCAATCTTGTAATTTTAAACGGAACTATTTCGAGAGTTATAGACGCTGAAAAAGAAGCAGAAACACAACAAATTCCAAACGCACGTTTTTTTGACATTAAAAAAGTGTTCAGTAGTACTGATGCGCCTTTTCCGAATACAATGTTGAATGTAGAAACTTTTACAGAAGAAGCACAAAAACTAGGAATCAATAAAGATAGCGCGATTGTTGT from Kordia antarctica encodes the following:
- the aroC gene encoding chorismate synthase, coding for MAGNTFGSLFKLTTFGESHGAAIGGIIDGCPAGLELDFEMIQAEMNRRKPGQSAIVTQRKEPDTVEFYSGIFEGKTTGVPIGFAIHNTNQKSHDYSHIKETYRPSHADYVYDQKYGHRDYRGGGRSSARETASRVVGGAIAKQLLSNIKINAFVASVGEISLDKPYQELDFSLIESNPVRCPDPAKAAEMEEKIREIRKEGDTIGGTVMCVLQNVPVGLGEPAFDKLHAELGKAMLSINAVKGFEYGSGFEGSKMKGSEHNDIFNADGTTKTNLSGGIQGGISNGMDIYFSVAFKPVATIMQKQKTINKDGEIVEMTGKGRHDPCVVPRAVPIVEAMAALVLADYYLINRTIKL
- a CDS encoding dicarboxylate/amino acid:cation symporter gives rise to the protein MKKMALHWKIILGMVLGVLVGLLMTTFDAGQQIVQDWIKPFGKIFINCLKMIAIPLILAALIKGVSDLRDISKLSKMGGRTIGIYIVTTVIAVTIGLVLVNLVNPGKAISPETRTEMIENYSGDTTKYQETAKSQKDAGPLQALEDLVPDNIFLSATSNRNMLQIIFFAIFFGVSLILIPEEKGKTVKTFFDGLNEVILKMVDLIMLAAPYGVFALLAAIVVESPSVDLFWALGWYAITVVTGLLMMIGIYMTIVSVFTKKSPKFFLDGISPAQLLAFSTSSSAATLPVTMERVTEHLGVDEEVSSFVLPIGATINMDGTSLYQAVAAVFIAQAFGMELEFGTQLGIIATATLASIGSAAVPGAGMVMLVGVLGYAGIPEAGLALIFAVDRPLDMCRTVVNVTGDAAVSMVVAKSVGKLGDPKPNNWDDNYEAVK
- the gshB gene encoding glutathione synthase yields the protein MNICFLMYPWEEIDPENDTSLALIKECVKRGYGVAMCSPSNLTIRDSVTNAFCNVIGRMEKVPATLKSFYGKAVLREEMLPLAGFDVIFMRANPPLDPIMLNFLDSVKDDVFIVNSLRGMREANNKLYTAAFGDAHSNIIPNTHVSKNKDYLVQQIKESKSDKMILKPLNGFGGSGVILIEKSAMNNIKSLLDFYITSGDGSSNYVILQDYIEGADQGDVRVLLLNGEPIGAMKRIPGTDDHRSNVSAGGRIAKHTLTKEEKALCKQIGPKLVNDGLYFVGIDVIGGKLVEVNVMSPGGITYMNKVYKARLQEKVIDFVESKVTDKLQAFDRRVRLRKTVDEA